The following coding sequences lie in one Bacillus thermozeamaize genomic window:
- a CDS encoding DNA gyrase subunit A encodes MSARVLEVDIAKEMRESFMDYAMSVIVSRALPDVRDGLKPVQRRILYAMSELGMTPDKPYKKSARIVGEVIGKYHPHGDAAVYETMVRMAQDFSSRYPLIDGHGNFGSIDGDAAAAMRYTEARLSKIATELLRDIQKETIDFGPNYDNSEKEPLVLPSRFPNLLVNGVSGIAVGMATNIPPHNLREVIDGLIMLIDRPEASVADLMKVIKGPDFPGGAIIMGRDGIRQAYETGRGTITVRAKAFIEEGSGGKHRIIVEELPYQVNKANLVEKIAELARNRKIDGITDLRDESDRAGMRIVIELRRDVNARVVLNNLYKLTAMQTSFGIINLALVNGVPKVLNLKETLVHYLDHQRQVIRRRTEFDLRKAEARAHILEGLRIALDHIDAIIALIRGSRTTEEAREKLMDRFQLTQEQAQAIVEMRLRSLTGLEREKIEAEYQELLQKIAEWQAILADEQKILAVIRDELLEIREKYGDERRTQIQRSEGELLEEDLIPEEEVVITITHQGYIKRLPISTYKSQKRGGRGVVAMGTKENDFVEHLFVTSSHANLLFFTNKGKVYRLKAYELPELSRTARGTPIINLIQIAPRESINAVIPIRDFSENGYLVFATKEGVIKRTELAAFEHIRKGGLFAINLREDDELIGVRLTDGSQEVILGTRMGMSIRFPETDVRVMGRTATGVKGITLAEGDYLIDMDIVDEKANVLVVTDKGYGKQTPISEYRPQTRGGKGIKTLNVTERNGRVVALKVVYPEDDVMIITQLGIMIRLNLSEVSVIGRNTQGVKLIQIREDEDDRVATVARIPAAEE; translated from the coding sequence ATGAGTGCACGCGTACTGGAAGTGGACATTGCCAAAGAGATGCGCGAATCCTTCATGGATTACGCGATGAGCGTCATTGTCAGTCGCGCCCTGCCAGATGTGCGTGATGGACTGAAGCCGGTTCAGCGCCGGATCCTCTATGCGATGAGCGAGCTGGGGATGACGCCGGATAAACCCTATAAAAAGTCGGCACGGATCGTCGGTGAAGTGATCGGGAAATACCACCCCCACGGGGACGCCGCAGTCTACGAAACGATGGTCCGGATGGCCCAGGATTTTTCCTCTCGTTATCCCCTGATCGACGGGCACGGAAATTTCGGTTCCATCGACGGCGACGCGGCGGCGGCGATGCGCTATACCGAAGCCAGGCTCTCCAAAATTGCCACCGAATTGCTGCGTGACATCCAGAAAGAGACGATTGATTTCGGACCAAACTACGACAACTCAGAGAAAGAGCCGCTCGTTCTTCCCTCCCGTTTTCCCAATCTGCTGGTAAACGGCGTATCCGGCATTGCGGTGGGCATGGCCACCAACATTCCGCCTCATAATTTGCGGGAAGTGATTGACGGGCTCATCATGCTGATTGACCGGCCGGAGGCGTCGGTCGCTGACTTGATGAAGGTGATCAAAGGTCCCGATTTTCCCGGTGGCGCCATCATTATGGGCCGGGACGGGATCCGGCAGGCCTACGAGACAGGACGTGGAACCATCACGGTACGGGCCAAAGCCTTTATCGAGGAAGGCAGCGGCGGGAAACACCGGATCATCGTGGAAGAGCTGCCCTACCAGGTGAACAAGGCCAACCTGGTGGAAAAAATTGCCGAACTCGCCCGCAATCGAAAAATTGACGGCATCACGGACCTGCGCGATGAAAGTGATCGGGCGGGCATGCGCATCGTCATCGAACTGCGGCGTGACGTGAACGCCCGCGTCGTGCTGAACAACCTGTACAAGTTGACGGCGATGCAGACCAGTTTCGGCATCATCAACCTGGCGTTGGTCAACGGCGTGCCCAAGGTGCTCAACCTGAAGGAGACGCTGGTCCATTACCTGGACCACCAGCGCCAGGTGATCCGGCGCCGTACCGAGTTTGATTTGCGGAAAGCGGAGGCGCGCGCCCATATTCTGGAGGGGCTGCGGATTGCCCTGGATCACATCGACGCCATCATTGCGCTGATCCGCGGTTCCCGAACCACCGAAGAGGCGCGGGAAAAGCTGATGGATCGGTTCCAGCTCACGCAAGAGCAGGCACAGGCCATTGTGGAAATGCGCTTGAGAAGTCTGACCGGACTGGAGCGGGAAAAGATCGAGGCGGAATACCAAGAATTGCTACAGAAAATCGCCGAATGGCAGGCCATTCTCGCCGATGAGCAGAAGATCCTGGCCGTGATCCGGGACGAACTGCTGGAGATCAGGGAAAAATATGGCGATGAACGGCGCACCCAGATCCAGCGGTCGGAAGGAGAGCTCTTGGAGGAGGATCTGATTCCGGAAGAAGAAGTGGTCATCACCATTACCCATCAAGGATATATCAAACGCCTGCCGATCAGCACGTACAAGAGCCAGAAGCGCGGTGGGCGCGGCGTGGTGGCGATGGGGACGAAGGAAAACGACTTTGTCGAACACCTTTTTGTCACTTCGTCCCATGCCAATCTTCTCTTTTTCACCAACAAGGGCAAGGTATACCGTCTGAAAGCTTACGAGTTGCCTGAGCTCAGCCGTACGGCGCGAGGCACGCCGATCATCAACCTGATCCAGATCGCGCCACGGGAGTCGATCAACGCCGTCATTCCGATCCGTGATTTTTCCGAAAATGGCTACCTGGTTTTTGCGACCAAGGAGGGCGTGATCAAGCGTACAGAGCTTGCTGCCTTTGAGCATATCCGCAAAGGAGGCCTGTTTGCGATCAACTTGCGCGAAGACGATGAGCTGATCGGCGTCCGGCTGACCGACGGCAGCCAGGAAGTCATCCTCGGGACGCGGATGGGCATGTCCATTCGCTTTCCGGAGACGGATGTGCGGGTCATGGGCAGGACGGCCACCGGCGTGAAAGGGATCACGCTGGCCGAGGGAGATTACCTGATCGACATGGATATCGTGGATGAGAAGGCCAATGTGCTGGTGGTGACGGACAAGGGATATGGCAAACAGACGCCGATCTCGGAGTATCGTCCGCAGACGCGAGGCGGCAAGGGGATCAAGACGCTGAACGTGACGGAACGGAACGGCCGCGTGGTCGCCTTGAAAGTGGTTTACCCGGAGGATGACGTGATGATCATCACGCAACTCGGGATCATGATCCGTCTCAATCTTTCAGAGGTGTCCGTCATTGGGCGAAACACGCAGGGCGTGAAGCTGATCCAGATTCGTGAAGACGAAGATGACCGTGTTGCCACCGTGGCACGAATCCCGGCCGCCGAAGAATGA